Proteins found in one Choristoneura fumiferana chromosome 16, NRCan_CFum_1, whole genome shotgun sequence genomic segment:
- the LOC141436575 gene encoding uncharacterized protein, whose amino-acid sequence MLSPDEQQVQICLLKSNLEEIENSLIVQRSALPELDAENEQQYRETMVALRVSRAQNDEIERLKQENVRLTAKRTQLKRQCEALVAALQTARMKRNELENCIKDEEQNDETNIRNYEDSLGGKAERFRQTESFYNEEEMTRQYEEVSKMNSEKEGDLERRQSVVSDLKIKLEALKPDVPEDLLAIMGKLILDEKLNSLQEQCEDLRRKIAELGKK is encoded by the exons ATGCTGTCACCGGATGAACAACAAGTACAAATATGtttattgaaatcaaatttaGAAGAAATTGAAAATAGCTTGATAGTTCAG CGCTCAGCATTGCCCGAGCTAGACGCGGAAAATGAGCAGCAATACCGGGAGACAATGGTGGCATTGCGAGTCTCCCGCGCTCAGAACGATGAAATTGAGCGGCTTAAACAGGAGAACG TGCGGTTGACAGCAAAGCGCACACAATTGAAGCGGCAATGCGAGGCATTGGTCGCGGCTCTACAGACGGCTCGTATGAAGCGCAACGAACTTGAAAACTGTATCAAAGACGAGGAACAGAATGACGAAACtaacat TCGGAACTACGAAGACTCGCTGGGAGGTAAAGCCGAGAGATTTAGACAGACGGAGAGCTTTTAC AACGAGGAAGAAATGACCCGTCAGTATGAGGAGGTCAGCAAAATGAACTCGGAGAAGGAAGGTGATCTTGAGCGGCGACAGAGCGTCGTAAGCGACTTGAAGATTAAACTTGAAGCTTTGAAACCCGATGTGCCGGAAGACTTACTTGCTATAAT GGGCAAACTGATATTGGATGAAAAGTTGAACTCACTTCAAGAACAATGTGAAGATTTGCGAAGAAAAATAGCAGAATTGGGTAAAAAATAG